In Nicotiana tabacum cultivar K326 chromosome 11, ASM71507v2, whole genome shotgun sequence, a single window of DNA contains:
- the LOC107817128 gene encoding uncharacterized protein LOC107817128 yields the protein MASSGKEDQDQRKINGMEDSKTTIEFLRARLLAERSVSRTARQRADELSHRVSELEEQLKAVSVQRKKAEKATAAVLSILENHGINDASGEFSSGSDQETSLSDSKDAENKREGRKISSSVKEEEDDADTFSSSEISSSPSTARSLSWKSDKGSSRYLDRRKYTGSNRRRCNFAPSTGISSSKRVGKSCRRIRRRDTRSASDELQNSSAECASEARPSSANNGPQSLTDGAGNSDANQVQVTASGVSINGRREDKSDKDMERALNQQAQLIGQYEAEEKAQREWEEKYKESNSYTRDSCDPGNYSDVTEERDDLKASQEPCLVGRTSMQNHANKDGEANVPSTEKNGTTNNSTSTPHVDMGSLQHKGSSRIIKSDCPASEFARSMSNGNYLENHRQSFPVTCSPMHPLVHTTSCSGGSSLQAGQGFQRGYELALVSHNTSNVVGSVLWELEQAKHSLSEQINSLPPLRAGSSTVIMEHSIPTTRIQDRSEIPSLFRMPTDFQLEATTTASYPGLAPRFSSANYSPEPASYTFSTSPYMESQSNSIARNRLSAVSVRPYPEVSSSAPSYRPISETTLDAGLPSSVTFNPNSSSHVPFSSKFTYPTYPLCPGVVQNLSSGEVFSRNLPRNETGIPPSFSFPTLCPDVVPKLSSGEVFSRKFPKNERGIPPSFSVSRYDTHIRQNMYSS from the exons ATGGCAAGTTCTGGGAAAGAAGATCAAGATCAAAG GAAAATCAATGGCATGGAAGATTCTAAAACAACAATTGAATTTCTCCGGGCGAGATTATTGGCTGAAAGATCTGTATCACGAACAGCAAGGCAGAGAGCTGATGAACTGTCACATAGG GTCTCAGAGCTCGAAGAGCAGTTAAAGGCCGTGTctgtacaaagaaagaaagctgagaaggccACAGCAGCTGTTCTGTCCATATTAGAGAACCATGGAATAAATGATGCTTCAGGGGAATTCAGTTCAGGCTCTGATCAGGAAACAAGCTTATCCGACTCAAAAGAtgctgaaaataaaagagagGGAAGGAAAATTTCGTCAAGCGtgaaagaggaagaagatgatgcGGACACATTCTCAAGTTCCGAGATTTCATCTTCTCCATCAACTGCCAGAAGTTTGTCGTGGAAAAGTGACAAAGGTTCTTCGCGTTATTTGGACAGGAGGAAATACACCGGTTCGAATAGGAGGAGATGTAACTTTGCACCGTCAACGGGCATCTCTTCTTCAAAACGGGTTGGCAAATCATGCCGACGGATAAGGCGCAGGGATACCAG ATCAGCTAGTGATGAGTTACAAAATAGTTCTGCTGAATGTGCCTCTGAGGCTCGCCCAAGTTCTGCTAACAATGGGCCTCAATCATTGACGGACGGTGCTGGTAACAGTGATGCAAATCAAGTGCAAGTGACTGCATCAGGTGTGTCAATAAATGGAAGACGAGAAGATAAGAGTGATAAAGACATGGAAAGAGCTTTAAATCAGCAAGCGCAACTTATAGGGCAATATGAAGCTGAGGAGAAAGCCCAGAGAGAATGGGAAGAGAAGTACAAAGAGAGTAACAGCTATACACgg GATTCGTGTGATCCTGGGAATTACTCGGATGTGACTGAAGAAAGAGATGACTTGAAAGCATCTCAGGAACCATGCTTAGTTGGACGAACCAGTATGCAAAATCATGCAAACAAGGATGGAGAAGCCAATGTTCCCTCTACTGAGAAAAATGGAACTACAAACAATTCAACATCTACCCCACATGTCGATATGGGCAGCTTGCAACATAAAGGAAGCAGCAGAATTATTAAATCAGATTGCCCAGCATCAGAGTTTGCACGTTCGATGTCTAATGGGAATTATTTAGAAAATCACAGGCAGTCTTTTCCTGTGACTTGTTCCCCCATGCACCCCCTAGTACATACTACCTCGTGTTCTGGAGGTAGCAGTTTGCAAGCAGGACAAGGTTTTCAAAGAGGTTATGAACTTGCCTTGGTGTCTCATAACACTTCGAATGTTGTAGGTTCTGTCCTGTGGGAACTTGAACAAGCTAAACATTCATTGAGTGAACAAATCAACAGCTTACCGCCATTAAGAGCTGGATCTTCTACCGTGATCATGGAACATTCTATTCCTACCACTAGAATTCAGGACAGATCAGAGATTCCTTCCCTTTTCAGAATGCCAACAGATTTTCAACTTGAAGCAACTACAACTGCCAGCTACCCGGGATTGGCCCCGAGATTCAGTTCAGCAAACTATTCTCCTGAACCTGCCTCCTACACATTCTCTACAAGTCCTTACATGGAGTCTCAATCAAATTCGATTGCCAGAAATAGGCTTTCTGCCGTTTCAGTGAGACCTTACCCTGAGGTCTCTTCTTCAGCTCCTTCATATAGGCCTATCTCTGAGACTACCTTAGATGCAGGCCTACCATCTTCAGTGACGTTTAATCCTAACTCGAGTTCACATGTTCCCTTCTCTAGCAAATTTACGTACCCGACCTATCCCTTGTGCCCAGGTGTGGTGCAAAATTTATCCTCAGGTGAAGTATTCTCAAGAAACCTTCCAAGAAATGAGACAGGTATACCGCCCTCATTTTCCTTTCCAACCTTGTGCCCAGATGTAGTGCCAAAATTATCGTCAGGTGAAGTGTTCTCGAGGAAATTTCCAAAGAATGAGAGAGGTATACCTCCCTCATTTTCCGTCTCACGTTATGATACTCATATCAGACAAAATATGTATAGTAGTTGA